In Lates calcarifer isolate ASB-BC8 linkage group LG4, TLL_Latcal_v3, whole genome shotgun sequence, a genomic segment contains:
- the ss18 gene encoding protein SSXT isoform X1, producing MSVAFAPHRQRGKGDITPAGIQKLLDENNQLIQCIMDFQSKGKTAECSQYQQMLHRNLVYLATIADSNQNMQSLLPAPPTQNMSMGPGGMSQSGPPPQPPHGHNMPSEGMVSGGPPAPHMQNQMNGQMPGPNHMPMQGPGPGPNQPPNMPSGSMNMPPSSHGSMGGYNHTVPSSQGMPAQSQMNMTQGQPMGNYGPRPNMNMQPNQGPMMHQQPPSQQYNMPPGGGGQHYQGQQNPMGMMGQVNQGNHVMGQRPMPPYRPPQQGPPQQYPGQEDYYGDQYSHAGQGASEGNAQYGQQQEAYQQGPPQQQGYPPQQQYPGQQGYPPQQQGYGPSQSAPGQYPNYPQGQGQQYGAYRPPQPGPPQGQQQRPYGYDQGQYGNYQQ from the exons ATGTCGGTGGCATTTGCACCTCACAGGCAGCGTGGGAAGGGTGATATAACACCCGCTGGAATACAAAAG ttacTTGATGAAAACAACCAGCTGATCCAGTGTATTATGGACTTCCAGAGTAAAGGcaaaacagcagagtgttcaca GTATCAACAGATGCTGCACAGAAATTTAGTGTACCTCGCCACGATAGCAGACTCCAATCAGAACATGCAgtctctcctccctgct CCGCCCACTCAAAACATGTCCATGGGCCCTGGTGGTATGAGCCAAAGTGGACCCCCCCCTCAGCCTCCTCACGGTCACAACATGCCCTCTGAGGGTATGGTCAGTGGTGGCCCTCCAGCCCCACACATGCAGAACCAGATGAATGGACAGATGCCTG GGCCTAATCACATGCCCATGCAAGGTCCCGGACCAGGCCCCAACCAGCCCCCAAACATGCCCAGTGGCTCTATGAATATGCCCCCCAGCAGCCATGGCTCAATGGGTGGTTACAATCACACCGTCCCTTCGTCCCAGGGCATGCCAGCTCAGAGCCAAATGAACATGACCCAGGGCCAACCCATGGGGAACTACGGGCCACGGCCAAACATGAACATGCAGCCCAATCAAG GCCCCATGATGCACCAGCAACCTCCCTCCCAGCAGTATAACATGCCTcctggtggtggtggacagCACTACCAAGGACAACAGAACCCAATGGGCATGATGGGGCAGGTCAACCAAGGAAACCATGTCATGGGGCAGAGGCCAATGCCTCCCTACAGACCTCCACAGCAAG gACCCCCTCAGCAGTACCCAGGGCAGGAAGACTACTATGGGGACCAGTACAGTCACGCAGGACAGGGAGCCTCAGAAG GTAATGCCCAGTATGGCCAACAGCAGGAAGCATACCAGCAAGGCCCTCCCCAGCAGCAGGGCTACCCTCCTCAACAGCAGTACCCAGGTCAACAGGGCTACCCACCACAGCAGCAGGGCTATG GTCCCTCCCAAAGTGCCCCAGGACAGTATCCCAACTATCCTCAGGGGCAGGGACAGCAGTATGGGGCCTATCGCCCACCTCAGCCTGGACCCCCACAGGGCCAGCAGCAACGCCCTTACGGTTACGACCAG GGCCAGTATGGAAATTACCAGCAATGA
- the ss18 gene encoding protein SSXT isoform X3 → MSVAFAPHRQRGKGDITPAGIQKLLDENNQLIQCIMDFQSKGKTAECSQYQQMLHRNLVYLATIADSNQNMQSLLPAPPTQNMSMGPGGMSQSGPPPQPPHGHNMPSEGMVSGGPPAPHMQNQMNGQMPGPNHMPMQGPGPGPNQPPNMPSGSMNMPPSSHGSMGGYNHTVPSSQGMPAQSQMNMTQGQPMGNYGPRPNMNMQPNQGPMMHQQPPSQQYNMPPGGGGQHYQGQQNPMGMMGQVNQGNHVMGQRPMPPYRPPQQGNAQYGQQQEAYQQGPPQQQGYPPQQQYPGQQGYPPQQQGYGPSQSAPGQYPNYPQGQGQQYGAYRPPQPGPPQGQQQRPYGYDQGQYGNYQQ, encoded by the exons ATGTCGGTGGCATTTGCACCTCACAGGCAGCGTGGGAAGGGTGATATAACACCCGCTGGAATACAAAAG ttacTTGATGAAAACAACCAGCTGATCCAGTGTATTATGGACTTCCAGAGTAAAGGcaaaacagcagagtgttcaca GTATCAACAGATGCTGCACAGAAATTTAGTGTACCTCGCCACGATAGCAGACTCCAATCAGAACATGCAgtctctcctccctgct CCGCCCACTCAAAACATGTCCATGGGCCCTGGTGGTATGAGCCAAAGTGGACCCCCCCCTCAGCCTCCTCACGGTCACAACATGCCCTCTGAGGGTATGGTCAGTGGTGGCCCTCCAGCCCCACACATGCAGAACCAGATGAATGGACAGATGCCTG GGCCTAATCACATGCCCATGCAAGGTCCCGGACCAGGCCCCAACCAGCCCCCAAACATGCCCAGTGGCTCTATGAATATGCCCCCCAGCAGCCATGGCTCAATGGGTGGTTACAATCACACCGTCCCTTCGTCCCAGGGCATGCCAGCTCAGAGCCAAATGAACATGACCCAGGGCCAACCCATGGGGAACTACGGGCCACGGCCAAACATGAACATGCAGCCCAATCAAG GCCCCATGATGCACCAGCAACCTCCCTCCCAGCAGTATAACATGCCTcctggtggtggtggacagCACTACCAAGGACAACAGAACCCAATGGGCATGATGGGGCAGGTCAACCAAGGAAACCATGTCATGGGGCAGAGGCCAATGCCTCCCTACAGACCTCCACAGCAAG GTAATGCCCAGTATGGCCAACAGCAGGAAGCATACCAGCAAGGCCCTCCCCAGCAGCAGGGCTACCCTCCTCAACAGCAGTACCCAGGTCAACAGGGCTACCCACCACAGCAGCAGGGCTATG GTCCCTCCCAAAGTGCCCCAGGACAGTATCCCAACTATCCTCAGGGGCAGGGACAGCAGTATGGGGCCTATCGCCCACCTCAGCCTGGACCCCCACAGGGCCAGCAGCAACGCCCTTACGGTTACGACCAG GGCCAGTATGGAAATTACCAGCAATGA
- the psma8 gene encoding proteasome subunit alpha-type 8 — MAARYDRAITVFSPDGHLFQVEYAQEAVKKGSTAVGIRGKDIVVLGVEKKSVAKLQEERTVRKICALDEHVCMAFAGLTADARIVINRARVECQSHRLTVEDPVTVEYITRYIATLKQRYTQSNGRRPFGISALIVGFDYDGTPRLYQTDPSGTYHAWKANAIGRSAKTVREFLEKNYTDEAIAGDNEAIKLAIKALLEVVQSGGKNIELAVIRRNQPLKILESKEIETLVAEIEKEKEEEAEKKKQKKST, encoded by the exons ATGGCGGCAAGATATGATAGAGCTATTACTGTCTTTTCCCCTGATGGTCATCTCTTTCAAGTGGAGTATGCACAAGAAGCTGTAAAAAAGGGTTCCACAGCG gtggGAATTCGAGGTAAAGACATAGTTGTCCTTGGTGTTGAGAAGAAATCTGTAGCAAAGTTGCAGGAGGAAAGGACTGTCCGCAAGATATGTGCCCTGGATGAGCACGTCTGCATGGCATTTGCAG GTCTGACAGCAGATGCCCGCATTGTGATAAACAGAGCTCGGGTTGAGTGCCAGAGCCACAGGCTAACCGTTGAGGACCCAGTCACAGTGGAATACATCACACGCTACATAGCTACACTGAAACAG CGCTACACCCAAAGCAATGGGCGCAGGCCATTTGGCATCTCTGCGTTAATTGTGGGCTTTGACTACGATGGAACTCCCAGGCTGTATCAGACAGACCCGTCAGGAACCTACCATGCCTGGAAG GCAAACGCAATCGGACGCAGCGCAAAAACTGTGAGGGAGTTCTTGGAGAAGAATTACACAGATGAAGCCATTGCTGGCGACAATGAGGCAATCAAGTTGGCTATCAAAGCTTTGCTTGAG GTTGTCCAGTCAGGAGGGAAGAATATTGAACTTGCTGTTATCAGACGGAATCAGCCACTGAAG ATTTTGGAATCCAAGGAAATCGAGACTCTGGTGGCTGAGAttgagaaggagaaggaagaggaggcagagaagaagaagcagaaaaaatCCACCTGA
- the ss18 gene encoding protein SSXT isoform X2 has product MSVAFAPHRQRGKGDITPAGIQKLLDENNQLIQCIMDFQSKGKTAECSQYQQMLHRNLVYLATIADSNQNMQSLLPAPPTQNMSMGPGGMSQSGPPPQPPHGHNMPSEGMVSGGPPAPHMQNQMNGQMPGPNHMPMQGPGPGPNQPPNMPSGSMNMPPSSHGSMGGYNHTVPSSQGMPAQSQMNMTQGQPMGNYGPRPNMNMQPNQGPMMHQQPPSQQYNMPPGGGGQHYQGQQNPMGMMGQVNQGNHVMGQRPMPPYRPPQQGPPQQYPGQEDYYGDQYSHAGQGASEGNAQYGQQQEAYQQGPPQQQGYPPQQQYPGQQGYPPQQQGYGPSQSAPGQYPNYPQGQGQQYGAYRPPQPGPPQGQQQRPYGYDQGHMRK; this is encoded by the exons ATGTCGGTGGCATTTGCACCTCACAGGCAGCGTGGGAAGGGTGATATAACACCCGCTGGAATACAAAAG ttacTTGATGAAAACAACCAGCTGATCCAGTGTATTATGGACTTCCAGAGTAAAGGcaaaacagcagagtgttcaca GTATCAACAGATGCTGCACAGAAATTTAGTGTACCTCGCCACGATAGCAGACTCCAATCAGAACATGCAgtctctcctccctgct CCGCCCACTCAAAACATGTCCATGGGCCCTGGTGGTATGAGCCAAAGTGGACCCCCCCCTCAGCCTCCTCACGGTCACAACATGCCCTCTGAGGGTATGGTCAGTGGTGGCCCTCCAGCCCCACACATGCAGAACCAGATGAATGGACAGATGCCTG GGCCTAATCACATGCCCATGCAAGGTCCCGGACCAGGCCCCAACCAGCCCCCAAACATGCCCAGTGGCTCTATGAATATGCCCCCCAGCAGCCATGGCTCAATGGGTGGTTACAATCACACCGTCCCTTCGTCCCAGGGCATGCCAGCTCAGAGCCAAATGAACATGACCCAGGGCCAACCCATGGGGAACTACGGGCCACGGCCAAACATGAACATGCAGCCCAATCAAG GCCCCATGATGCACCAGCAACCTCCCTCCCAGCAGTATAACATGCCTcctggtggtggtggacagCACTACCAAGGACAACAGAACCCAATGGGCATGATGGGGCAGGTCAACCAAGGAAACCATGTCATGGGGCAGAGGCCAATGCCTCCCTACAGACCTCCACAGCAAG gACCCCCTCAGCAGTACCCAGGGCAGGAAGACTACTATGGGGACCAGTACAGTCACGCAGGACAGGGAGCCTCAGAAG GTAATGCCCAGTATGGCCAACAGCAGGAAGCATACCAGCAAGGCCCTCCCCAGCAGCAGGGCTACCCTCCTCAACAGCAGTACCCAGGTCAACAGGGCTACCCACCACAGCAGCAGGGCTATG GTCCCTCCCAAAGTGCCCCAGGACAGTATCCCAACTATCCTCAGGGGCAGGGACAGCAGTATGGGGCCTATCGCCCACCTCAGCCTGGACCCCCACAGGGCCAGCAGCAACGCCCTTACGGTTACGACCAG GGGCACATGAGGAAATAA